A genomic segment from Methanoplanus limicola DSM 2279 encodes:
- a CDS encoding mechanosensitive ion channel family protein produces MADSITSDISNISFDKFDPGLLISIAYILILAWAVVKISGFLLMRLSERAGQYRIAIAMMIPLLKIIVYAVALYLAIIQIIGPSLSLLVAFSGLFGAAIGFGLKDVFADILGGLVIIFERPFKIGDKISVGDSYGEVTDIGLRATRIVTPDDSEVSIPNFFIFDKSVSSGNAGSMEMMIVNDIYISSDSDIEKAMRIMRDAVVSSRYVYITSDRPYTILTKNYPYFTRIRAKAYVNDLRYEFEFMSDMTVRAWNEMKKNGIKPPSVYEPKTYADDEVSGGIMDSFLNVNDSVSLKRD; encoded by the coding sequence ATGGCTGACAGCATAACTTCTGATATAAGCAATATATCCTTTGATAAATTTGACCCCGGACTTCTGATATCAATAGCATATATTCTGATACTTGCATGGGCGGTTGTGAAAATCTCAGGATTTCTGCTAATGCGACTTTCGGAGAGGGCGGGCCAGTACAGGATTGCAATAGCAATGATGATTCCGCTGCTAAAAATCATCGTCTATGCAGTCGCCCTCTACCTTGCAATAATACAGATAATAGGGCCGTCACTATCCCTTCTTGTCGCATTTTCCGGACTGTTTGGTGCTGCAATCGGTTTTGGTCTGAAGGATGTCTTTGCAGATATTCTGGGCGGGCTTGTGATTATATTTGAACGTCCTTTTAAGATCGGAGATAAGATCTCAGTCGGGGACAGTTATGGGGAAGTAACGGATATCGGCCTTAGGGCAACAAGAATTGTTACACCGGACGACTCTGAAGTCTCAATTCCAAACTTTTTCATCTTCGATAAAAGTGTCTCATCCGGAAATGCAGGCTCAATGGAGATGATGATTGTAAATGATATATACATCAGTTCTGATTCTGATATAGAGAAAGCAATGAGAATTATGAGAGATGCAGTAGTGTCGTCCAGATATGTATATATTACAAGTGACAGGCCATATACGATATTAACCAAAAATTACCCGTACTTTACAAGAATCAGGGCAAAAGCGTATGTAAATGATCTCAGGTATGAATTTGAGTTTATGTCAGATATGACAGTGCGTGCATGGAATGAGATGAAGAAAAACGGGATTAAGCCACCTTCTGTTTATGAACCAAAAACATATGCAGATGATGAAGTATCAGGCGGAATAATGGACAGTTTTTTAAACGTTAATGACAGTGTCAGCTTAAAAAGAGACTAA